In Populus nigra chromosome 1, ddPopNigr1.1, whole genome shotgun sequence, one genomic interval encodes:
- the LOC133696868 gene encoding pentatricopeptide repeat-containing protein At5g02860-like yields MTEKLSLPLLLSNPPPTKPSLPIQTHLHHQQLKPTTPTSPPSQHGTPLMQGFLFKQSSDPSKPITSQTQPDPFPIPRARTRIGKARDSNRGKPWTHHRLSLQGQRVLDSLNDPSFESSELDKILSLLLDYHKEELSLSSGGKEGLSNDVLGVIKGLGFYKKRDLAMSVFVWFKNRNDCGSVLSNSAVAVIISMLGKEGKVSVAASLLNDLHKDGFGLDVYAYTSLITACVSNGRYREAVMVFKKMEEEGCKPTLITYNVILNVYGKMGMPWNKIKGLFEGMKNAGVLPDEYTYNTLITCCRRGSLHEEAAAVFKDMKSMGFVPDKVTYNALLDVYGKSRRTKEAMEVLREMEVNGCSPSIVTYNSLISAYARDGLLKEAVELKNQMVDGGINLDVFTYTTLLSGFVRAGKDESAMRVFAEMRAAGCKPNICTFNALIKMHGNRGKFAEMMKVFEEIKNSCCVPDIVTWNTLLAVFGQNGMDSEVSGVFKEMKRAGFVPERDTYNTLISAYSRCGSFDQAMDIYKRMLEAGITPDLSTYNAVLAALARGGLWEQSEKILAEMKDGRCKPNELTYCSLLHAYANGKEIGRMLALAEEICSGVIEPNAVLLKTLVLVNSKCDLLVEAEVAFLELKRKGFSPDLSTLNAMISIYGRRQMFTKTNEILNFMNESGFTPSLATYNSLMYMHSRSENFERSEEVLKEILAKGIKPDIISYNTVIFAYCRNGRMKEASRIFSEMRESGLVPDVITYNTFVASYAADSMFEDAIDVVRYMIKHGCKPNQNTYNSVVDGYCKHNHRDDAIMFISSLHELDPHISREEKCRLSERLTKWS; encoded by the coding sequence ATGACAGAGAAACTATCTCTGCCTCTTCTCCTCTCAAACCCACCTCCAACAAAACCCTCACTCCCTATCCAAACTCACCTCCACCATCAACAGCTAAAACCAACAACGCCCACTTCACCACCATCTCAGCATGGCACACCGCTTATGCAGGGCTTCCTTTTTAAGCAAAGCTCTGATCCTTCCAAACCCATCACCTCACAAACCCAACCTGACCCATTTCCCATCCCAAGAGCCCGAACCCGAATTGGCAAGGCCCGTGACAGCAACCGTGGCAAACCCTGGACCCACCATCGCCTCTCCCTTCAAGGTCAGCGAGTTCTAGATTCCTTAAATGACCCATCTTTTGAAAGCAGTGAATTAGATAAGATCTTGAGTCTTTTACTTGATTACCATAAAGAAGAGTTGAGTTTAAGTAGCGGTGGCAAGGAGGGGTTAAGTAATGATGTTTTGGGTGTTAttaagggtttagggttttataaAAAACGTGACCTGGCTATGAGTGTGTTTGTGTGGTTTAAGAATAGGAATGATTGTGGATCTGTTTTGAGTAATTCAGCTGTGGCTGTGATTATTAGCATGCTTGGTAAAGAAGGAAAAGTTTCAGTGGCAGCGTCTTTGTTGAATGATTTGCATAAAGATGGGTTTGGACTTGATGTTTATGCTTATACATCTTTAATCACTGCTTGTGTTAGTAATGGAAGGTATAGGGAAGCTGTGATGGTGTTTAagaagatggaggaagaagggTGCAAACCAACTTTGATTACTTATAATGTGATTTTGAATGTGTACGGGAAAATGGGCATGCCTTGGAATAAGATTAAAGGTCTGTTTGAGGGAATGAAGAATGCTGGAGTTTTGCCAGATGAGTATACATATAATACGCTTATAACTTGTTGTAGACGAGGATCTTTGCATGAAGAAGCTGCTGCGGTTTTCAAGGATATGAAATCGATGGGTTTTGTGCCTGACAAGGTCACTTATAATGCGTTATTGGATGTTTATGGGAAGTCAAGGCGGACTAAGGAGGCCATGGAGGTATTAAGAGAAATGGAGGTTAATGGATGTTCACCAAGCATTGTGACTTACAATTCCTTGATATCTGCCTATGCAAGAGATGGTCTGTTGAAAGAAGCAGTGGAGCTTAAAAACCAGATGGTTGACGGTGGGATTAACCTGGATGTTTTTACTTACACTACACTTTTGTCGGGATTTGTGAGGGCTGGTAAGGACGAGTCTGCAATGAGGGTTTTTGCTGAAATGAGAGCAGCAGGTTGCAAACCTAATATTTGTACTTTCAATGCCTTGATTAAGATGCATGGTAACAGGGGAAAGTTTGCAGAAATGATGAAGGTTTTTGAGGAGATCAAAAATTCCTGTTGCGTACCGGATATTGTTACTTGGAATACCCTTTTAGCAGTGTTTGGGCAAAATGGGATGGACTCAGAAGTGTCTGGAGTTTTCAAGGAGATGAAGAGGGCTGGCTTTGTACCTGAGAGGGACACTTACAACACCCTAATCAGCGCGTACAGCCGGTGTGGATCATTTGACCAAGCCATGGATATATACAAGAGAATGCTGGAAGCTGGGATTACACCTGATCTTTCCACCTATAATGCTGTTTTGGCAGCATTAGCTCGAGGAGGGCTCTGGGAACAGTCAGAGAAAATACTCGCTGAAATGAAAGATGGTCGGTGCAAGCCCAATGAGCTGACATACTGTTCTTTGCTTCATGCTTATGCCAATGGCAAGGAGATTGGGCGGATGCTTGCTCTTGCGGAGGAGATATGCTCTGGTGTAATTGAACCCAATGCCGTACTCTTGAAGACCCTTGTTTTAGTTAATAGTAAATGTGACCTACTGGTAGAAGCTGAGGTTGCATTCCTGgagttgaagagaaaaggttttTCACCTGACTTGAGTACTCTGAATGCCATGATTTCTATATATGGCAGGAGGCAGATGTTTACCAAAACAAATGAGATCTTGAACTTCATGAATGAGAGTGGATTCACTCCTAGCTTGGCAACTTACAATAGTTTGATGTATATGCACAGCCGATCAGAGAATTTTGAGAGATCAGAAGAAGTTTTGAAAGAAATCCTAGCAAAGGGAATAAAACCAGATATAATTTCTTACAACACCGTAATTTTTGCATATTGTCGAAATGGGAGGATGAAAGAGGCTTCACGGATATTCTCAGAAATGAGGGAATCTGGGCTTGTTCCAGATGTaatcacttataatacttttgTTGCAAGTTATGCAGCTGATTCAATGTTTGAGGACGCTATTGATGTTGTGCGATACATGATCAAGCATGGCTGTAAACCGAACCAAAATACATATAACTCAGTTGTGGATGGATACTGTAAACATAACCATCGGGATGATGCAATCATGTTCATAAGCAGTCTTCACGAGCTTGATCCACATATTTCTAGGGAGGAAAAGTGCAGGTTATCAGAACGTTTAACTAAGTGGTCATAG
- the LOC133668528 gene encoding probable prolyl 4-hydroxylase 9, with translation MKIKTKRSKRKLGLPAAILLCSLFFLGGLYSSTFISHDVPVIKPRLRMLEVAEVDHDAMPHGDTGEAFIESIPFQVLSWKPRALYFPNFATPEQCESIIKMAKSKLKPSTLALRKGETTESTKGTRTSSGTFIGGSEDKTGTLDFIERKIAKATMIPQSHGEAFNILRYEIRQKYDSHYDAFNPDEYGPQPSQRVASFLLYLSSVEEGGETMFPFENGSAVSSGFEYKQCVGLKVKPRQGDGLLFYSLFPNGTIDRTSLHGSCPVIKGEKWVATKWIRDQMELD, from the exons atgaaaatcaaaacgAAAAGATCAAAAAGAAAGCTAGGGTTACCAGCTGCAATACTTCTTTGCTCTTTGTTCTTTCTTGGGGGTCTATACAGCTCCACTTTTATCTCCCAC GATGTCCCGGTCATTAAACCAAGGTTAAGAATGCTTGAAGTAGCGGAAGTGGATCATGACGCGATGCCGCATGGGGATACTGGCGAAGCTTTTATTGAATCCATCCCTTTTCAG GTTTTAAGTTGGAAACCAAGAGCACTTTATTTCCCGAACTTTGCGACTCCTGAACAATGTGAAAGCATCATTAAAATGGCAAAATCTAAATTGAAACCATCTACTTTAGCTTTGCGAAAGGGAGAAACTACTGAGAGTACTAAAGGAACTAGAACAAG TTCAGGCACATTTATTGGTGGCTCAGAAGATAAAACTGGAACCTTGGACTTCATTGAGCGGAAAATTGCAAAGGCTACAATGATCCCACAATCACACGGAGAG GCATTCAATATCTTGCGTTATGAAATCAGGCAGAAGTATGATTCACATTATGATGCATTTAACCCAGATGAATATGGTCCACAGCCAAGCCAAAGG GTTGCTTCTTTCTTGTTGTATCTGTCTAGTGTGGAAGAAGGTGGAGAAACCATGTTCCCCTTTGAG AATGGCTCTGCAGTAAGTTCTGGCTTTGAGTACAAGCAATGTGTTGGTTTGAAAGTGAAGCCTCGGCAAGGTGATGGACTTCTATTTTACTCGTTGTTTCCAAATGGAACCATTGATCGG ACATCTCTCCACGGAAGCTGTCCAGTTATCAAAGGGGAGAAATGGGTGGCAACGAAGTGGATTAGAGATCAAATGGAACTGGACTAG
- the LOC133668508 gene encoding uncharacterized protein LOC133668508 isoform X1, which yields MIWQSMDVGCLDLGCISVLDKNSGHTVLDSVDKECDSSEKVSSGSKPGKNKSPKGTGQSALNALNKFTSQIKKPSHRKNSPINWFPRKKGDSYLQRKIKMLQELDGMSMTLDEALGDSNPHYSRVLREKIAAREAANKAVEARKAALVEASWCRILKAARIQSKEAEELLLKAEKTAAEAFEVAKAMEVIMFDIPNSPQVSCQVQTSTVSGGGSTPYTATTSFASVFEVDKQVAAAVKTAFTRLANCPPFDNEEFKDLLDSNSEFSEYELESGSEFEPISQDMDFTLPIPGTRLKKYTRRQSLDTLNMTKIVDMMFERLRCLNEDELSSLATIVATCGLNAALVEVENSKVHDPGSAADYTSSQAVNRHRRMSSVGSGTIRRNEVQLELPSLDKFLVKHVSKLEREVQEAKDRRKNELKEGNQGNTDTTGGNQGNTDTTGDGKVNLDGKKTSSESISDLGTILVKHSSKLEKEIEEAKKNTRKSFKIISKKLASDLTISEGISDLGSMLIKHPSKLEKEVQEMRKNSGKTFDIDGKELGRAPNSPRKYVPDVPSLDKILVKHVSRLEKEVQEAKNRKKNESVEERRLEKENVNLNKEENGLETEKTQALSLGSSCGNYRHQNKFGGNATADCEGLDRVLVKHSSRLEKEKMALSLNQEEMHVERSGRKAHMQTNEGGLDQILVKHKSKLEREKMASAQQSGEEVPARLSVSRREARERELQEAWGGLSLGNSIRPHLSRLERDKAAWIKAEEEARRRAMEEV from the exons ATGATTTGGCAATCAATGGATGTTGGGTGCTTGGACTTGGGATGCATATCTGTGTTAGACAAGAACAGCGGCCACACTGTTCTTGATTCTGTTGACAAAGAATGTGATTCGAGTGAGAAGGTTTCTTCGGGTTCTAAGCCCGGAAAG AATAAATCACCAAAAGGGACTGGCCAGTCAGCATTGAATGCTCTAAACAAATTTACATCCCAAATTAAGAAGCCTTCTCACCGTAAGAATTCTCCCATCAACTGGTTCCCACGCAAAAAGGGGGACTCCTACTTGCAGAGGAAAATCAAAATGCTGCAG GAATTAGATGGAATGAGTATGACTCTTGATGAGGCGCTTGGTGATTCAAATCCACATTATTCAAGAGTACTGAGAGAGAAAATTGCAGCAAGAGAGGCCGCAAACAAAGCGGTGGAGGCTCGAAAAGCTGCACTGGTGGAAGCATCTTGGTGTCGGATACTAAAAGCAGCCAG GATCCAAAGCAAGGAAGCAGAAGAGCTGCTGCTTAAGGCAGAGAAAACTGCAGCCGAAGCTTTCGAAGTTGCAAAAGCTATGGAAGTAATCATGTTCGATATACCAAATAGCCCTCAAGTGTCCTGTCAAGTTCAAACATCTACTGTTAGTGGAGGGGGATCTACTCCTTATACGGCCACAACATCTTTTGCAAGTGTATTTGAGGTAGATAAACAAGTAGCTGCAGCAGTCAAAACTGCATTTACCAGGCTTGCAAACTGTCCTCCTTTTGACAATGAAGAATTTAAAGATCTACTTGATAGCAATTCTGAATTTTCAGAATATGAATTAGAGTCTGGATCAGAATTTGAACCAATATCTCAAGACATGGATTTTACATTGCCGATTCCTGGGACAAGACTCAAGAAATATACGAGGAGACAGTCTTTGGACACGTTGAATATGACCAAGATTGTGGATATGATGTTTGAGAGGCTTAGATGTTTGAATGAAGATGAGCTTTCTTCTCTGGCAACAATTGTTGCTACATGTGGTTTAAATGCTGCCTTAGTAGAAGTGGAAAACAGCAAGGTGCATGATCCAGGCTCTGCTGCTGATTATACCTCGAGTCAAGCTGTTAACCGTCACCGAAGAATGTCTTCCGTTGGTTCAGGAACAATAAGAAGGAACGAGGTTCAGTTGGAACTCCCAAGTCTAGACAAGTTCTTGGTCAAGCACGTGTCAAAACTTGAAAGAGAAGTGCAAGAAGCTAAGGATAGGAGGAAGAACGAACTCAAGGAAGGGAATCAAGGGAATACAGATACAACTGGTGGGAATCAAGGGAATACAGATACAACTGGTGATGGAAAGGTCAATTTAGATGGTAAAAAGACTTCATCCGAGAGTATTTCTGATCTGGGAACTATTCTTGTGAAGCATTCCTCAAAGTTAGAGAAAGAGATTGAAGAGGCAAAGAAAAATACGAGGAaaagtttcaaaattatttcaaagaaaCTGGCAAGTGACTTAACCATATCCGAGGGCATTTCTGACCTGGGAAGTATGTTGATTAAGCATCCATCGAAGCTTGAAAAGGAAGTTCAGGAGATGAGAAAAAACTCAGGAAAAACGTTTGACATCGATGGCAAGGAACTTGGACGAGCACCAAACTCTCCAAGAAAATATGTTCCAGACGTACCAAGCCTGGATAAAATTCTGGTTAAACATGTGTCAAGACTAGAAAAAGAGGTTCAAGAagcaaaaaacagaaagaaaaatgaatccgTTGAAGAAAGAAgattagagaaagaaaatgtGAACTTGAATAAAGAAGAGAATGGACTGGAAACGGAGAAAACGCAAGCATTGTCATTGGGAAGCAGCTGTGGAAATTACAGGCACCAAAACAAATTCGGAGGAAATGCTACTGCAGATTGTGAGGGCTTGGACAGAGTTCTGGTCAAGCATAGCTCTAGACTAGAGAAAGAGAAAATGGCATTGAGTCTAAACCAAGAAGAGATGCATGTGGAAAGAAGTGGCAGAAAAGCTCATATGCAGACGAATGAAGGTGGTCTGGACCAAATTTTGGTTAAACATAAATCAAAGCTCGAGAGAGAGAAGATGGCTTCTGCTCAGCAATCCGGAGAAGAAGTGCCAGCTAGGCTCTCCGTATCTCGTAGAGAAGCAAGGGAGAGAGAGTTGCAAGAAGCATGGGGAGGGTTGAGTTTAGGAAACTCCATCCGCCCACATCTCTCCAGACTTGAAAGGGACAAG GCGGCTTGGATTAAAGCTGAAGAGGAGGCAAGAAGGCGAGCCATGGAGGAGGTGTAA
- the LOC133693515 gene encoding probable E3 ubiquitin-protein ligase RHY1A: MTSASELFYQRRSRVSRANSDLGLEPSLSDRSFYQNYNRRHHHNHNHNHRHDLDGCDPLRRPPHVRTPCHRLSSPSERASARLDQGTDQFVPSNNLTAETLSRPRVTGNGRLPGAVLLARARLLERLRGVSLSVNRRSGPASFGIYNREYTLGDELRVVDAGAWGTDISTGLFAGVSPFNDSTFQTERPHTVQESCKKKPPGLTQDALQCLQSEVFSCLGKGIEGGSSPVSRDCSICLESFSEGDELIRLPCDHRFHSACLDPWVRTCGDCPYCRRDIVVCND, from the exons ATGACGAGCGCATCGGAGTTATTTTATCAAAGAAGGTCCCGTGTGAGCCGAGCCAATTCCGATCTAGGGCTCGAGCCTTCTCTCTCTGACCGTAGTTTTTACCAAAATTACAATCGCCGCCATCaccataatcataatcataaccaTCGTCATGATTTGGACGGCTGCGATCCTCTCCGCAGACCCCCCCACGTGCGGACCCCCTGCCACCGGCTGTCATCCCCATCT GAACGTGCCTCAGCTCGACTGGATCAAGGTACCGACCAGTTTGTACCAAGCAACAATCTCACCGCTGAAACTTTAAGCCGGCCAAGAGTGACTGGAAATGGGAGGCTTCCTGGAGCTGTGCTGCTAGCAAGGGCAAGGCTTCTTGAAAGGTTAAGAGGAGTGTCACTTTCGGTAAACAG GCGAAGTGGCCCAGCTTCCTTTGGCATCTATAACAGGGAGTATACGCTTGGTGACGAATTGAGGGTTGTTGATGCAGGAGCCTGGGGAACTGACATTTCTACGGGGTTGTTTGCTGGAGTTTCTCCTTTCAATGACTCAACCTTTCAAACCGAAAGACCTCACACCGTGCAGGAATCATGCAAGAAGAAACCGCCTGGTCTAACTCAAGATGCCCTTCAGTGTTTGCAATCAGAGGTATTTAGCTGTTTAGGGAAGGGTATTGAAGGGGGTTCATCTCCGGTGTCGCGGGATTGTAGTATATGTCTCGAGAGTTTCAGTGAAGGAGACGAGCTTATTCGTTTGCCCTGTGACCACAGATTCCACTCTGCTTGCTTGGATCCTTGGGTCCGAACTTGTGGGGACTGCCCATATTGTAGAAGAGATATAGTTGTCTGTAatgattga
- the LOC133696875 gene encoding probable protein phosphatase 2C 63, whose protein sequence is MMLRSCYRPLERCFGRVAGGGGDGLMWHADLKQHASGDYSIAVVQANSNLEDQSQVFTSPSATYVGVYDGHGGPEASRFVNKHMFPFMHKFAKEHGGLSADVIKKAFNATEEEFCHLVKRSLPLKPQIASVGSCCLVGAISNDVLYVANLGDSRAVLGRRVDEDKKKTVVAERLSTDHNVAVEEVRKEVEALHPDDSHIVVYTRGVWRIKGIIQVSRSIGDVYLKKPEFNRDPIYQQFGNPIPLKRPVMTAEPSIVFRKLRSEDLFLIFASDGLWEQLTDEAAVEIVFKNPRAGIAKRLVRAAIQEAAKKREMRYNDIKKIEKGIRRHFHDDITVIVIYLDHQKGSSNGRLKNNAIGCTSAPVDIFSRDADQAEADMLQTIS, encoded by the exons ATGATGTTGAGATCGTGTTACAGACCGTTGGAGAGGTGTTTTGGTCGGGTAgcaggtggtggtggtgatggatTGATGTGGCATGCGGATTTGAAACAACATGCTTCTGGTGATTATTCAATAGCGGTTGTCCAAGCCAATTCTAATTTAGAAGATCAAAGTCAGGTTTTTACGTCTCCGTCCGCTACTTATGTTGGTGTTTATGATGGTCATGGTGGTCCCGAAGCTTCCCGGTTTGTTAATAAACATATGTTTCCTTTCATGCATA AATTTGCTAAAGAGCATGGGGGGTTATCAGCTGATGTCATAAAAAAGGCTTTTAATGCAACTGAAGAGGAATTTTGCCATTTAGTGAAGCGATCATTACCTTTGAAGCCGCAGATTGCTTCAGTTGGATCATGTTGTTTGGTTGGTGCAATTTCAAATGATGTGTTATATGTTGCAAATCTCGGGGATTCTAGGGCAGTTCTTGGCCGAAGAGTTGACgaggataagaaaaaaacagtagTGGCAGAAAGGTTATCGACTGATCACAACGTTGCTGTTGAAGAGGTGAGAAAGGAGGTTGAGGCACTTCATCCTGATGATTCACATATTGTAGTCTATACTCGTGGAGTTTGGAGAATTAAGGGCATAATCCAG gtATCCAGATCCATTGGTGATGTGTATCTGAAGAAACCAGAGTTTAACAGGGACCCAATTTATCAGCAGTTTGGTAACCCTATTCCTTTGAAACGGCCAGTAATGACAGCAGAACCTTCCATTGTTTTTAGAAAGTTGAGGTCAGAAGACTTGTTCCTGATATTTGCTTCAGATGGTCTCTGGGAACAATTGACCGACGAAGCAGCTGTAGAGATTGTTTTCAAGAACCCTAGAGCT GGGATTGCCAAGAGATTGGTTAGAGCTGCTATTCAGGAAGCtgcaaagaaaagagagatgAGATATAATGAcattaagaaaattgaaaagggAATACGAAGGCATTTTCATGATGACATCACTGTGATTGTAATTTACCTTGATCATCAAAAAGGTTCTTCCAATGGTAGATTAAAGAACAATGCCATTGGCTGCACCAGCGCTCCAGTCGACATTTTCTCCCGTGATGCAGATCAAGCGGAGGCGGACATGCTTCAAACAATTTcttga
- the LOC133668508 gene encoding uncharacterized protein At2g23090-like isoform X2 gives MGGGNGQKSKMARERNIEKQKAAKRSQLESNKKAMTIQCKVCMQTFICTTTEVKCREHAEAKHAKSDVYACFPHLKNDAASVKQ, from the exons ATGGGAGGAGGCAACGGTCAGAAATCAAAGATGGCTCGTGAGAGGAACATAGAGAAGCAAAAAGCTGCAAAGA GAAGCCAACTTGAGTCTAACAAAAAAGCTATGACTATCCAG TGCAAGGTGTGCATGCAGACATTCATATGTACCACAACAGAGGTGAAGTGCCGGGAACACGCTGAAGCAAAGCACGCCAAGTCCGATGTGTATGCCTGCTTCCCGCATCTTAAAAATGACGCTGCAAGTGTAAAACAGTAA